In a single window of the Caulobacter soli genome:
- a CDS encoding DUF6249 domain-containing protein, producing the protein MDLGILVPLAPFLMVAAIVIVPAWLRTRERREMQATVRAAIDKGQPLPPELIEALSKDVRPKVASSSHRDMRIGVVLLFVAGGVALTAWALGGINDYAMYGTLAGAAIPGMIGLAFVILSFFNPNKRPPEV; encoded by the coding sequence ATGGTCGCGGCGATCGTGATCGTGCCGGCGTGGCTGCGGACGCGCGAGCGCCGTGAAATGCAGGCCACCGTTCGGGCCGCCATCGACAAGGGGCAGCCGCTGCCGCCCGAACTGATCGAGGCTCTGTCCAAGGACGTGCGCCCGAAGGTGGCGTCTTCGTCGCATCGCGACATGCGGATCGGCGTGGTCCTGCTCTTCGTCGCCGGTGGCGTCGCCCTGACGGCCTGGGCGCTCGGCGGGATCAACGACTATGCGATGTACGGCACCCTGGCCGGCGCGGCCATTCCGGGCATGATCGGCCTGGCCTTCGTCATTCTCAGCTTCTTCAACCCCAACAAGCGTCCGCCGGAAGTCTGA
- a CDS encoding RNA polymerase sigma factor: MGAERPPTGHDVELAALAAAGDRRAFGELVRRHGSTVRGLLRRLGADPATADDIAQDAFLVGYEQIADYRGEGAFAGWIKRIAARLYLRKAKRDARFVLTEAPEDEAPVGPDGSAASADRLDLDEALKHLSKAERVCVSLCYGADWSHAEAAEALNIPLGTVKSHVKRGLDKLRARMAPPSESAPNDSARRESRG, encoded by the coding sequence ATGGGCGCCGAACGTCCACCCACCGGCCACGACGTCGAACTGGCCGCCCTGGCGGCGGCTGGCGATCGACGGGCCTTCGGCGAGTTGGTGCGCCGCCACGGCTCGACCGTGCGGGGTCTGCTGCGCCGGCTGGGGGCCGATCCGGCCACCGCCGACGACATCGCCCAGGACGCGTTCCTGGTCGGCTACGAGCAGATCGCCGACTATCGCGGGGAAGGGGCCTTCGCGGGCTGGATCAAGAGGATCGCCGCGCGGCTCTATCTGCGGAAGGCCAAGCGCGACGCGCGCTTCGTGCTGACCGAGGCCCCGGAGGACGAGGCGCCGGTCGGACCGGACGGTTCCGCCGCCAGCGCCGATCGCCTGGACCTGGACGAGGCGCTCAAGCACCTGTCCAAGGCCGAGCGCGTATGCGTTTCGCTTTGCTATGGGGCCGACTGGTCGCACGCCGAGGCGGCCGAGGCCTTGAACATCCCTCTTGGGACGGTCAAATCCCATGTCAAACGTGGTCTGGATAAACTCAGAGCCCGGATGGCCCCGCCGTCCGAAAGCGCACCGAACGACTCCGCGAGGAGAGAGAGCCGTGGCTGA